A region of the Streptomyces sp. NBC_00442 genome:
TCGCCCTCAGCCCCGAGACGGTCGGCACGGCCGTGCGCATGGTCGCGGACGCACGCCAACTGGCGGCGATGCGTGCCACGTGCAGTGCGACCGAACTGCCGTCGGATGTGTTCCGGAGCCTGTGGGAGGAGGAGCAGCGGTTCCTCAACGCCATCCGTGGGGAACTGGGGCTCCAGCCGATGGAGCGCGACCCGAACGCCACTCGTTGAGTTCCCGCTCACGCCCCGCCTCCTCCGCGCTCGGTGCTGCGCGCTCGGGCATGCCTGTGGACGCTCCACGTCCTTGCGGCGCCGCCGGGACCCTGCTTGCCTTGGGTGGCCTCGGGGACGGGGAACGACGTCATGACCAGGGAGGCGGGGAACATGGTGGGCCTGATACTGCTGGGCGTGCTGGCACTTGTTGTCGGCGGGTGCGTGTGCGTGGTGTGGGCGGGTCGAGGGGGACCGGCCTGGGTCCGTGGCGTGGCGGCGGTGACGCTCGCCCTCGGCGACGTGGTCCGTGGCTCCGAACGCAGGCGCAAGCGTCGCCGGAGCTTGAACGGGAACCCCAGCGGCGAGGGCTGACGACTCCTGCGCAGCGGGGACAGCCGCGGGAGCGAGCCGCGGGAGCGAACGGCCCTGGGCCGGGATGCCTGGCGCGGTGCGGGATGATCGCCGGCTCGCGGCGCCGCCTCGGGCCCGGCGGGCCGGCGCTCCCGCGGGCCGCGCTCGACGCACGCACGTGGCCTGCGGCCCGCGTGGCTGTCCGCCCGGCCTACCCGGCTGTCCCTCAGCCCGGCTGCCCGGCCGGCCTACGGATTGGTGCCCGGGGGGACGTAGCCCTCGCCGATGCCGTTGTCCGTCTCCGGGACGCAACCGGGGACCTTGCGCACCACCGACATCTGCAACGTGCCGATCTGCCCTTGGGCCGCCGTCGTCGCCACGAACAACAGGTGGTCACCGGCCGGGACGGCGCTTGGCCTGATCAGGGAGTAGCGCCCGTCGATCCCGTTCTCGCCACTCCCTGGAGGGAACACCTTCATGGAGTCGACGTCGCCGTCGTAGACGACCTTGGTGCGGCACGAGGCCGAGAACGTCGTCACCGTCGCGGGAATGCCCGCCTGGGCGAGGGCGGCCTGCAGCCCGGGGACGCCCTTGGGGCTCATCACCCGCACCGCGAGCGTGCCGTCGGGCACGGACTTCACCGCGTAGTCGGCCGTGACGATGTCCAGGCCGCCGCCTGTGGACTGGCCCGACGGCGCGGCCGCTGTGCCGGTGGCGGTCTGCTTGCCGTGCGTACCGCCGACAAGCGGCACGCCGACGGCCACGGCGACGGCGGCCGCGACGGCGCCCAGCGTGAAGCCGAGGCGACGGCGCGGAATGCGCGTCCGGGCGCGCAGGCCCGTCCGGGGAGCCAGGGCGGCCGCGCGAACGTCGAGTTCGTTCGCGAGTTGCTGCTTGAAGTGCACGGGGACGTTCACCGGGTGGCCTCCAGAACGGCTATGCGATGGTCGACGCGGGTCCGCTCGGCGGCTCGCAGGGACTTACGGGCGCGGTGCAGGCGTACCCGGGCGGCAGTCGAGCTGATGCCCAGGGCCTGCGCGGCCTCTCGTGTGGTCAGCCCGTCCAGGGCGACCAGGTCGAGGAGTTCGCGCAGCGGGTCGGGCAGCGCGGCATGGGCGGCCGCCATCTGCCGGACGGAGCGGGCGGCGTCGATGCGCCCCTCGATGACCCCGATGTCCTGGTCGTCCAGCAGCCTTCGGCCGGAGATCCGGGCAACCGCGTGCTGTTCGCGGACGCTTCCCCGGAAGTGCGCGGAGATGACGTTGCGGGATATGCCGTACAGCCAGGCGACGGGTGCGCCGCGCCTGGCGTCATAGGTGTGCGCGTTCTCCAGCGCGGCCAGGAAGATGTCCGCCGTGAGGTCGGCCGCCAGGTGCGGGCTGTCGACGCGCCGGGTGACGAAGCCGAGCACGGTGTCGAATTGCTGCTCGTAGAAAGCGGCGAACCCGGCGGGGTCGCGCACGGGTGGTGCTGTCGAATGCTCCGCTGGCACGGATTGCTCCTTGGGGCAGGCGGCGTGTGGTGCCTTACACCTCTTCTTGGCCGCGGCGCCCCGAAGCGTTACACGCTGCGTACGGATTCCCGACTCGCTCAAGAAGTTTCGTACGGTTCGGTCATATTTCTTGAAACACGGCCTCATATGGGCGAATTGACGGGTTGTCCGACTACAGGATGGCACTGTGATCAGCCTGTCGACGACAGGTGTCCCGCGCTGGCCTCGTGGGCGCGCGGCACATATGTGCAGAGGCCACCCCCCGAAGGTGTGGCCGTTGATGTCCTGAGGAGCACCTTGATGACCGTCACCGAAGTCCCGACGAAGGCCTTCCCGACATGTCGAGCCGCCGCGCCCTTCTGGCTGCTCCTTGGCGGTGGGCTGGACCAGGATCGGATCACCGCCGAACTCGTGGGCGGTTTCGAGCGCGTTCTCGGCGACCGCAGTGCGGTGGTGCGGACCAGCGACCTCGTGCTGGGCATCTGCGAGGGGCGGCTGACGCTTCATGACCTGCACGGCACACAGCTCGCCGCTCCGGAGCTCGCCTACGCGCGCCTGTCCACGCCCAGACTCTCCACGGACCGGGAGATCACCCTGCTGCGGCACCTGGAGGCGATGGGCACGGTGCTGCTCAACCCCATCGACGCCGTGCTCGCCTGCGTGAACAAGTTCTGGCATCTGCAACAACTCGCGGTCGCGGGGCTCCCCGTACCCGACACCCGCAGCTATGTCGACGCGCCGATGACGGACGTGCTGCGGGCGGGGGTGCCCGAGCCGTGCGTGGTGAAGTCGGTACGGGGCCATCGCGGGCGACGGGTGTTCCTGGCCCCGGACACGGCGATGCTGCACGACGTCCAGGGCAGCCTCAGCGACGAGGCGCCCTACCTGTTCCAGAAGTACGTGCGTTACTCGCACGGACGGGACCTGCGGGTCATCGTCGTCGACGGGCGGGCCGTCGCGGCGCAGGTGCGGGTGGCCGCGGGCGACGGGCTCAAGTCGAACCTGGCCCAGGGCGGAACCGCCACGCCGTGCACCGGCCTTCATCCGGCCGGGGAGGCGTTGGCCGTGGCGGCGGCGGAGGCGCTGGGCCTGGGCGTCGCCGGCGTGGACCTGCTCTTCGAACCGGACGGCAGCTTCACGATCTGCGAGGTGAACGCCAACGT
Encoded here:
- a CDS encoding RNA polymerase sigma factor; its protein translation is MPAEHSTAPPVRDPAGFAAFYEQQFDTVLGFVTRRVDSPHLAADLTADIFLAALENAHTYDARRGAPVAWLYGISRNVISAHFRGSVREQHAVARISGRRLLDDQDIGVIEGRIDAARSVRQMAAAHAALPDPLRELLDLVALDGLTTREAAQALGISSTAARVRLHRARKSLRAAERTRVDHRIAVLEATR
- a CDS encoding RimK family alpha-L-glutamate ligase, with protein sequence MTVTEVPTKAFPTCRAAAPFWLLLGGGLDQDRITAELVGGFERVLGDRSAVVRTSDLVLGICEGRLTLHDLHGTQLAAPELAYARLSTPRLSTDREITLLRHLEAMGTVLLNPIDAVLACVNKFWHLQQLAVAGLPVPDTRSYVDAPMTDVLRAGVPEPCVVKSVRGHRGRRVFLAPDTAMLHDVQGSLSDEAPYLFQKYVRYSHGRDLRVIVVDGRAVAAQVRVAAGDGLKSNLAQGGTATPCTGLHPAGEALAVAAAEALGLGVAGVDLLFEPDGSFTICEVNANVGWREHLHQVVPAIAEACDARLRCPTAR